From Thunnus albacares chromosome 22, fThuAlb1.1, whole genome shotgun sequence, the proteins below share one genomic window:
- the LOC122974184 gene encoding Fc receptor-like protein 5 isoform X1, whose amino-acid sequence MAHYVLLTASLTVSPSSSQMFQNKFFSLSCEEDDSSAGWTLRRNTTTETRAECDDWGETAGSMCNLSYIAIIDSGVYWCESREGATSNSINITVTDGSVILQSPVLPVMEGDDVTLHCKTKTSNLPADFYKDGSLIRTELAGHMTIHHVSKSDEGLYKCHISSHGESPSSWITVTDKPTTTTPPHSTLPSHPTTPHHPDVSPSPSPLPLVLLYVPPVCGLVLLVLLVLLVLLVRRCVRRKPPESDPLPVYSSVRRTDDVSCEANRTRESDPAVVYAAVKRTTDVCYGQIAISPNSRRGRTERPLESEVVYFSLR is encoded by the exons ATGGCTCATTATGTTTTACTCACAGCCTCTCTGACTGTGAGTCCCAGCAGCTCTCAGATGTTTCAAAATAAGTTTTTCTCTCTGAGCTGTGAGGAAGACGACAGCTCTGCTGGATGGACTCTGAGGAGGAACACAACCACAGAAACCAGAGCTGAGTGTGACGACTGGGGAGAAACAGCTGGTTCTATGTGTAACCTCAGCTACATAGCCATTATAGACAGTGGAGTTTACTGGTGTGAGTCCAGAGAAGGAGCAACCAGTAACAGCATCAACATCACTGTCACTG ATGGATCAGTGATCCTGCAGAGTCCTGTCCTCCctgtgatggagggagatgatgtcactctgcactgtaaaacaaagacCTCCAACCTCCCAGCTGATTTCTATAAAGATGGCTCCCTCATCAGGACTGAGCTtgcaggtcacatgaccatCCACCATGTTTCCAAGTCTGATGAAGGCCTCTACAAGTGTCACATCAGCAGTCATGGAGAGTCTCCATCCAGCTGGATCACTGTCACAG ACAAACCCACCACCACAACTCCTCCTCATTCTACACTTCCTTCCCATCCTACAACTCCTCATCATCCTGACGTCTCCCcatccccctctcctcttcccctgGTGTTGCTTTATGTTCCACCTGTCTGTGGTCTGGTCCTGCTTGTTCTACTGGTTCTGTTGGTTCTACTGGTGAGACGATGCGTCCGGAGGAAACCTCCAG AGAGTGACCCACTTCCAGTTTATTCATCAGTGAGAAGAACAGACGACGTCAGCTGTGAAGCGAACAGGACGAGAG agaGCGATCCAGCTGTGGTGTATGCAGCGGTAAAAAGAACAACAGACGTCTGTTATGGACAAATAGCCATCAGCCCAAACAGCAGGAGAGGTCGGACAG agcGCCCCCTAGAGTCAGAGGTAGTCTACTTTTCACTGAGGTAG
- the LOC122974184 gene encoding low affinity immunoglobulin gamma Fc region receptor II-like isoform X2, whose amino-acid sequence MFQNKFFSLSCEEDDSSAGWTLRRNTTTETRAECDDWGETAGSMCNLSYIAIIDSGVYWCESREGATSNSINITVTDGSVILQSPVLPVMEGDDVTLHCKTKTSNLPADFYKDGSLIRTELAGHMTIHHVSKSDEGLYKCHISSHGESPSSWITVTDKPTTTTPPHSTLPSHPTTPHHPDVSPSPSPLPLVLLYVPPVCGLVLLVLLVLLVLLVRRCVRRKPPESDPLPVYSSVRRTDDVSCEANRTRESDPAVVYAAVKRTTDVCYGQIAISPNSRRGRTERPLESEVVYFSLR is encoded by the exons ATGTTTCAAAATAAGTTTTTCTCTCTGAGCTGTGAGGAAGACGACAGCTCTGCTGGATGGACTCTGAGGAGGAACACAACCACAGAAACCAGAGCTGAGTGTGACGACTGGGGAGAAACAGCTGGTTCTATGTGTAACCTCAGCTACATAGCCATTATAGACAGTGGAGTTTACTGGTGTGAGTCCAGAGAAGGAGCAACCAGTAACAGCATCAACATCACTGTCACTG ATGGATCAGTGATCCTGCAGAGTCCTGTCCTCCctgtgatggagggagatgatgtcactctgcactgtaaaacaaagacCTCCAACCTCCCAGCTGATTTCTATAAAGATGGCTCCCTCATCAGGACTGAGCTtgcaggtcacatgaccatCCACCATGTTTCCAAGTCTGATGAAGGCCTCTACAAGTGTCACATCAGCAGTCATGGAGAGTCTCCATCCAGCTGGATCACTGTCACAG ACAAACCCACCACCACAACTCCTCCTCATTCTACACTTCCTTCCCATCCTACAACTCCTCATCATCCTGACGTCTCCCcatccccctctcctcttcccctgGTGTTGCTTTATGTTCCACCTGTCTGTGGTCTGGTCCTGCTTGTTCTACTGGTTCTGTTGGTTCTACTGGTGAGACGATGCGTCCGGAGGAAACCTCCAG AGAGTGACCCACTTCCAGTTTATTCATCAGTGAGAAGAACAGACGACGTCAGCTGTGAAGCGAACAGGACGAGAG agaGCGATCCAGCTGTGGTGTATGCAGCGGTAAAAAGAACAACAGACGTCTGTTATGGACAAATAGCCATCAGCCCAAACAGCAGGAGAGGTCGGACAG agcGCCCCCTAGAGTCAGAGGTAGTCTACTTTTCACTGAGGTAG